In the Glycine max cultivar Williams 82 chromosome 19, Glycine_max_v4.0, whole genome shotgun sequence genome, GAAAATTTTGTCGGTTGAGATACTTTCTATTCTTTGAGAGGAATTAATCTCCAACCATTAGGAAGACGATATCATTGATGGAAATCAAAGAAAGCTTACATAATAAAcatagataataaaatatacatttagatatttaatgaccaaaaaaatataaatatttagagACAAGTGTAactctaattattattattttatcacccTAATATTGGTTTGAACCCTAATATTGGTTTGAAGTATTCATCAATTAaggaaatgattaatttttatcaaaaaacttGATTAATCCTGTCTCTCCTATGAATCTCATTTTTCTATTAACATTGAAGGATTTTATGATTAACTTAAaggttttcttaattttctaaaataaaatattagcgtttcaaagtttaaaattgCCTTCTAGAATTTCATGTATAAATTCCATTTTTAAGGGTTtcgacaatataaaaaaatattaatttcctctttaaatcattaaaataattcaaggaAACACAATATAGATTTTTTAGCAGTTGAAGTATGTCAATTCTATATAAGGGAAATATTATGTTATCCGTGTGTTCTCACgagttgttttaatttttatctatgttttaaatgatttatgtatataatattttaattaaaaattaacattgatTATACATATCTttgttaaattcaaatttagtcAATACATTAGGAATTCAAACATGCTGTTAGGAACTCAATGTATTGTCAATTTAACTAAACTGTTTAAAATAGCATTAACGATGTATCAATAggattgattattatttttttaataaaagattttatatatttttaattctttaattattgcctaaaaataatgattaataaaGCTGTGTTTTAACGGTGTCTCCAGCGTACgtgcgtatatatatatatatatatatatatatatatatatatatatatatatatatatgatcgtAGAATGGACGCGCATATGTTGGCGAGGAAGGAGGAATGGGGATCCAAACATGCtgaaaatcactttttttcatAACAATGTTTCGTTATGTGATGTTGAACTTGAATAATTAGTTGATACTgtaaaataatcaaagttttcATTGTCTTCAATTATATATCTAAGAAATAAGTTGATGGTGCCCTGAGATTTGAAAATATGTTAGACTCTTTATTTTCAATCACTTGTGAAAAGGTCACTGGcttattttattgtttgcaaatgatataataaataattatatgaattttcaattattttttaatggatCTATTTCTTATTGCGTATAACCATATTGTATTCTATTTTAacgaaaatacttttttatttcctcTAGCATAAATTGTGATAATAGTTACTTTTTCTATAGTAATAGATAACatacaatataattataataatagatgCATTTAGGGTGATCTGACAGTaagtttttaaatatgaaaataaaaaacaaaacattaataatttttattccttttgccACAGTGAATAGAGAAGGTATAGGTAGCCGCGCGTGGATTTGAATAAATGTGGGGCCATGGGGCATTCAGTTATTCAGTTAAATTGGTTGAGTGTTAGtttcttgaaagaaagaaagaaagaaagaatgtctGAGCGAACTGGTTCTGGTTCTGGTTCTGACAGGACGAAGAGAAGCAATACGAGTGGAGTTGAGCCACACGAGAGTcggagaaggaaagaagagaACCTGATCGGCGTCAGAAGACAAAAACGTGCCCGTTTACGCTATCCGGTGCctatcttttcttctctctcattttattttattttcttcctacaCGTTTAACGTTTCAATCTTGTTTAGACTTTGACAGCTATTCCCAAGTTGCTACAATCTCTATGTTCTGAGTACCCTGCCTTAGAATCGCAGATAACTTCTCACTTAAATACTCTGTTAGCACTTGATGGTATCAATTCATATTTGTATTGCATTTGATCAAAAACTTTGTTTGGTGGGACACTAATTTTCAACCTATGTATGTTAAGATCAAATCCCTCTGATTGATGATGTCCTTAAGGATGTTGTTCTCCCTCGCTTTGTCAAGTTCTTGGATGACGAGAAAGAACCCCAATTTCAGGTTTGCATTCCCCTTCTCTTTCTCATTGATTCACCTCACTCACCCAACAACGCTTATTGTTCCTTGTGCAGTTAGAAGCTCTATGGGTTCTAACCAATTTTGCGGAAGCATCATCCAAACACACAAAAGTTGTCCTTGAAGTTGGTGTCATTCCCCGCATTGTGAGCATTCTCAAGTATAACAGCGAAGTAGAAATCCTAGAACAGGTCAAAGTCTtccaatttttatattcttCTTGTATGAAGCATTTTTCCTACTCAATTTTGGTTTCCCATGTCTTGAACAGGCGATATACGCTTTAGGGCTCATTGCCGATTATTCCCCGAGCTATAGGGATCGTGCTCTTAGCAATGGTTCTCTTCGACCACTATTATCTCTGGTGGAATCACTTCCAGGATCGTCTATGTTGATTGCAAGGACACTTTGTAGTTTGGTCCAAGGAAAGCCTCCGGTGAATTTTCAACGGGTGGGGACATTTCCTAAAATCTTGCTAGTGAGACTGATTTAGATTCAGTGCATTCACACATTTAATAATTTGGAAACCAGATGAAAATTGGACTATTCATGATTTATTTCGGTAAATCAGAGTTGTAGCACACATTTGAAATTTGAGTGGTACAATCTTCATTCTATGGTTACAAATATGGTGACTATATGAATGTGTTCATGCAAAGTTGACTTCACTGAATCCAGTTCCCTTGTTATATAGACTGAGAACTGTATCAGCtgtaaaaattgttattaaaatataaatatagataatttGCATATTCATTGTCATCCTCTCTGCTCCATAATAATATGCATATGATACCGTTGTATTCGGTTAGTGAGAAATGGACTTGATCTCTGTCAGGTAAAGAATGCCTTGCCTGTCCTTCAGAAACTCATCCACACGGCCAATGAAGAAGTTGTATCAGATGCATGCTGGGCTCTCTATCACCTTTCGGAAGGCCCAGAAGACCAAATTCAAGCTATTATTGAGGCAGGAGTATGCCCAAAACTTGTGGAGCTTCTACAGTATGCTACTCTGCTAGCTCTTTCAAGCTTACATTATTGATTTTCCTCTCattgcatttatttatttgatgccAGTACCTTTTGTGTGTCTTTCATTTTCTGGaacaccattttctttttctgttgttCGACAATTTGGGATGATTAAGTTTCTTTTTATCAGGCATTCATCAGTTGCAGTAATTTCACCTGCGCTTCAGACTCTAGGAAATATTGTTACTGGTGACAATGCTCAGAAACAGGTAGAAAGAAGAATGTATaattatcttttgattcttgtgAAAGCATGTTTACCgtgatttttatattatgtgGGCAAGGTAGGATTGTGTATCTAGGAgactaattatttatatatttttgccaTTATAGAGATTGTAGAACAATATTGGTATCAATGAATCATATTGACCATGAAgacaatatcattttttttgggtcctttctcttttttcttctgtgTTTTAACTTTGTAGATTTTTCCTCTTTCGACCTAGTTCTATTGCTACTAAATAAGCCAATTATTTTCAGATTGTAGTTGATAACCAAGTGCTCCCGGGTCTTTACCAACTTCTTATGCGTGGAAACAGAAAAAGCATCCGTATAGAAGCTTGTTTGGCAATCTCAAATATCACTTCTGGGAACGAAGCTCAAATAGAGGTAAAGAAATTAAGGTTAATGTATCACATAATCTATCTTGCTTAGGTGTCATATGCATGTTGAAATTTGAACATTCATTTATTAGTGAAGTTTTAAAACTAGCTCCTATTTCCCAATAATATTCTTGGTTTTAGCTGCATGATATTCATGAGTTATCATTGACATCGAGTGATTTATTAGAGAAAAGGTCATATCTGTAGAAATATGAATGCCGACTGCAGTGTTTAATCTATTCTTTGACTATTTGAGATTTTCATCTCCATAACTGTAGGAGGGAAACCCCTTTTTTTGTTGGCaatgttttgtttgttgacgtaaatttcatttcatatcTAGAAAGAATCAAGATCATCCTGTGGGGTGAAATTATGTGACTTAATAGTGAAGAAGCTTATGTGTTTTTCCTTTGAGTTTAAAAGGAGGCTGAATGTGATTGACATTAGACATTCGTTTATGACTCATGATTATTGCTGCAGGCTGTCCTTAAGGCCAATATTATACCTCAACTggttcaaattcttcaacaagaTGAGTTAGACATCAAGTCGGAGGCTGCCTGGGCGATCTATAATGCCACTGCTGGAGGATCTCACGACAATATCAGGTATAGTTCACCattacattatattttattttcctttatcaTAAGTTTTCCCCATTCTATTACTTAAAGGTTTAGGATTACATGGATGACTTTTATCagtggaaaaaagaaagaaaaggcaaCACAATATGGCTTGAAAAGAATAATGCATGTAGTGGGATGGGATCTACAGTTTTCCTGTATACAGGGAAACGTTTTATTACTCCTGCATTATTGCAAAATTAACTTGATTTTTAATTGTGGTttattaattaagtttaaaatgcTTACTTTGGcggcaatatatatatgttaagatGAAACTTAGGTGTATGTGGAACATTTTTGTAGGTTGCTGGCGGATCAAGGTTGCATTAAGGCACTATGTGATATCTTGACCTGTCCAGACCTAACGGTTGTATCAGTTAGTCTGGAGGGGCTGGAGAACATTTTGAAGGTCGTGGGAGAAGCTGCCAAGGAAATGGTTTGTGGATGTGAAGGATTGGATAAGATTCAAAATTTGCTGACACTGACAATGGAATGCGATGAGAACGAAGATGATGAGAACGAAGATGAGAACGAGCACGAAGAGAAGCTAGAGGTTTTTGAGATAGCACATAGGATTTTGAAGACGTTTTGGCCAGAGCTTGGTTTGGAAGAAAATGAACTCGAGAATCCGTTGGATGGTAGTCTACCTTTCGAGGTAACCAATACCTGACCAGTGACAACCCCCCAAGTGGTTTTAATTTGGGATCATAGCTAGTAAAGATTACATCTGTTAATAACCCaggttttcatattttttccattttttcagTTATCTGTTGTTTACTCAGCCATGCATGGCTCaggattatttttttgtcttgaaaATGTGGGATACTTGTTTGGCATATTACCAAAAGTTGTTAACCGGTTACATGATAATACAGTCAGTTTTACTTGTTAAATGTCTTGCCTTTAACGGGCACAGCTCCATGAAATGTTAAATATATCGCTTGCATTTCACGGAGTAATAATGAGTGATGCAAACTAGTTAATCAATCGGAAATTCTGTGG is a window encoding:
- the LOC100793734 gene encoding importin subunit alpha-4 gives rise to the protein MSERTGSGSGSDRTKRSNTSGVEPHESRRRKEENLIGVRRQKRARLRYPTLTAIPKLLQSLCSEYPALESQITSHLNTLLALDDQIPLIDDVLKDVVLPRFVKFLDDEKEPQFQLEALWVLTNFAEASSKHTKVVLEVGVIPRIVSILKYNSEVEILEQAIYALGLIADYSPSYRDRALSNGSLRPLLSLVESLPGSSMLIARTLCSLVQGKPPVNFQRVKNALPVLQKLIHTANEEVVSDACWALYHLSEGPEDQIQAIIEAGVCPKLVELLQHSSVAVISPALQTLGNIVTGDNAQKQIVVDNQVLPGLYQLLMRGNRKSIRIEACLAISNITSGNEAQIEAVLKANIIPQLVQILQQDELDIKSEAAWAIYNATAGGSHDNIRLLADQGCIKALCDILTCPDLTVVSVSLEGLENILKVVGEAAKEMVCGCEGLDKIQNLLTLTMECDENEDDENEDENEHEEKLEVFEIAHRILKTFWPELGLEENELENPLDGSLPFEVTNT